From the Mesotoga prima MesG1.Ag.4.2 genome, the window TCAAATGGTCAAATACGAAAAGAAGTGGAGGGGTTAAGTTTGATAAAAGACTTTATACTCGATACCAATGTTCTTGTTCATGATCCATACTGTTTTGACAATTTTGAGGACAACAATCTAATCATTCCATTTCCCGTTCTTGAAGAGATAGACAAGCTGAAAAAAAACTCGGGATCTGTTGGCCAGAATGCTAGAAAAGTCAACAGGTTTCTCGATTCGTTGAGATCTAAGGGCAGACTGACCGAGGGTGTTAGGCTGGAGTCGGGCGGCACGCTGAGAATAGCAGTCTTCAATGAATTCAAGAGCCAGCTTCCGCCTTTTGCAGCAAGCGGGTACAAGGATAACGCTATCCTTCTATATATGAAAGAACTTGAACTCGTAGATAAACTTCCTGTGATACTTGTCAGTAAGGATATCAACATGCGAGTCAAAGCCGACATAATGGGGATGAAGGCTGAAGACTACCTTCACGATAAAGTTGAAATCGACGACAAGCTCTCAGGAGTTCACACGTTTGACGACTCAGCCCTTAGAGACAAGTTCATAGATAGGGACGAGCTTTCGGTGGATGAACTCTCCGATTCCGTTGGGGCAAATGAATTTGTTGACTTCGGAAAGGGAATATTCGGAAGGGTAACTCCCGACGGCGAAATGATAGTTCCTCTTGAAGTCACAATGGATACAAGCAACTGGGGGATAAAGCCCAGAAATTACGAACAGATGATGGCCATGGAACTGCTTTTGGACGATAGGGTGAGGGTCGTCTTTATACCAGGAATTGCCGGAACTGGTAAGACGCTGATTTCGCTTGCTTGTGGTCTGAGGAAGGTTGTAGATGAAAAGAAGTATGAGAGATTGCTTGTTGCAAGGCCTATTATCCCGATGGGACAGGATATAGGTTATCTTCCTGGCTCGATGGAGGAGAAGATAGATCCATGGATGACTCCAATTTACGACAATCTCTATTTGTTGTTCAGCAATCGCCATATGGACATGGACTCATTCTTGAAGAAGAGAGAACAATTGGAAGTTGAGGTCCTAAGTTATATTAGGGGGAGGTCAATACCTAACCAGTACTTCATAATTGATGAGGCTCAGAACCTTTCTCCGCATGAAATCAAGACGATTATAACGAGGGTGGGGGAGAATACCAAGATCGTCGTTATCGGTGATCCCTACCAGATAGATAATTCCTATCTCGATGCTTACAGCAATGGCTTGACATATGCGGCGTCAAGATTTAGGGACAAAGAACTCGCAGGCCACATCACTCTGATGAAAGGTGAGCGATCAGAACTTGCAAGTCTGGCCGCAGATTTGCTATGAGGTTTATGTATGGGTGAGATATTGGAATATGATCTCTTCGTAAAAATCAGGCCAGAGGACATTCATGTGCTTTGTTATATTGCCGAGGCAGAAGACAATCTGATGAACATCAGGCATGTTACTGACGAAGGACTACTTAAGATAATCGTCCCCGCCGATCTGCTGGAGGAAGTCAAGAGTTTTCTTCAAAGCATTAAGAACCGTATTGAACTGGAAGTGGTGGAGATTCGTGCGAATCCTGGACATACTTGATAACGCAGTACCGAACGAAAAGGCAGAAAACGTAAGAGAGATAGACTACGAGAGGCTCCGAAAACTCGGTTACAGTACGATTCTCTTCGATTATGACAACACAATTGCTGTATGGAGAGAACCTTTCGACATGAGGAACAAGCCCGTTATAGATAGCTTGATTTCATCTGGAATGAAGGTTGGAGTCGTTACTAACGGACCACAGTCGAGAGTCAAGAACCTGAAGGATCTCTTCGGAGAAGACCTGAAAGTGTATCACTCGATGAGGAAACCCGGGACAAAGGAGCTGAGGAAAGTTCTCAGCGAGATGAAATCGAGACCCGAAAAGACAGTAATAATTGGCGATCTTTTCTTCACGGATATAATTGCGGGAAATAGAATGGGTATGTACTCAATTCTGGTATCCCCTTTGGTGGATATCAGCCATAAATGGTATAAGAGACTTCTGGGGAAGGTCACAATTGCGGCCTATCTCGTTTTTTTCTTCACTGTTGGTTGGATATTCAGAACCGGAAGACTAGCAACGCCCCACCTTTTCGCAACGACCGTTATGGATATTGATTTTGATTCACTTAAAGATTCTGGTTATAGACTGATAATATTCGATTTTGACAACACCCTCGAAAAGTGGGGAGCTACCAGCGTTTCGAAGGAGAAACGATTGCTGATAAGCAGAGTAGAGCGGCTTGGCCTTGAAGTGGTTTTGATTTCAAACGGGAAATCAAATAGACTTGGAAAAATCGAAAGAGAACTTGGTAAGACAAAGGTTATTAGTCGGGCAAGAAAACCTTTTACATTCAAAGCAAAACGTGTATTGAAAGATTTCGGTATACCTCCATACAAGACGGTAATTGTTGGTGATCAGCTATTCACAGATATCATCATGGGGAACTTATTGGGTGCTTATACGGTTAAGGTAGAACCGATTTCCGACAGGGAGTTCTTCTGGACGAAGCTTGTGAGAAGAGTAGAGAGTCTCATATTGAGCAAGATGAGGAAGCATCCCGAAGTGGAGGCGTTGGATAGATGAAGTGTGGTGGTTGCGGTGCTGAGCTCCAGCATGATGACCCAGCCGGTTTAGGTTACATATCCAGATCGGTCATGGAATCCAGGCTTCAGTCGGGGAAACAAGTACTGTGTCGTAGATGTTTTTTGATCAAACACTATGGTTCTCTTTCTGAAGACGATAGAGTCGTTCATTCAATCGACAACCTAAAAGAATACCTCGATCTTGCGCAAGATGTTATCTACGTCATTGATATTTCAGATTTCGACGGGACCTGTAGAAGAGATATCTTGAGACTCCTGAAGGAGCACACCGTTCACTACATACTGAACAAGATAGATCTTCTGCCTAGGGAGGTTAAAATCGACGAGATAAGAGACTGGGCGGCCAGTATGCTTAAAGTACCTAAGGAAACCGTTAGACCCGTTTCTGTGCTGAAAAATCATGGTCTTAAATCACTCTTCTCTTATTTGAAATCGGCTTCCGAGGAGTTTGTCTCCGTAGGAGTGACAAATGTTGGGAAATCCTCTATTCTTAATGGTCTTATACAGTCTGAAGAACTTACAGTGAGCCGATTCCCTGGAACGACTGTGAAGGTAGCTTCTAAGAAAGTCGGCGGCTCCGCATTCACCGTTTATGACACGCCCGGAATCTTCACAAAGGACAGGATAACAGACCTTCTGAGTGTAGAAGATCAAAGCAGATTCCTTCCACGCAAGAAGCTTAACAAATCGACGATTCAGTTTCACGATGTTCGTACAGTTTTTCTTGGTGGATTTGTTAGGTTAGATGTAAAAAATGAGAGCGATCCGGTCGGGATATTCCATGTCTTTGTTCCTGAAAGTGTAACAGTGCACGAGACTAATTCCGATACGGGAAACGAAGAGTGGGACAGATGGTATGGAGGAATCTTGAAACCTCCTTTTTCGGAGTCGATTCGAAGCAATTACAAATGGAAAAGCGAAAGATTCAGACTTATAACCGGTCAAGAGCTTCATATATTCGGAATGGGATGGATAAATGTGGCAAAAGGTCCTCTGACGATCGCTGTAACTACCCCAGAGGGTGTTGCCACAAAAGTAAGAAAGGGACTTATTGGCGCGAAAAAATTCAAGAAGCAGAAATAACTGGAGGTGTTTTTGTGAAACTCAAGCAACCGGCAATCAAGACAGGCGTTTCAAACCGTCATCTTCATCTTAGTGCAGCAGATATCGAGAGTCTTTTCGGCAAGGGTCATGAGCTTACTCCAGTCAAGGATCTTGGACAACCTGGCCAGTTTGCATGTGATGAAAAAGTGATTCTCGTGGGTCCCAAAGGTGCGATCACAGGAGTAAGAGTTCTTGGACCTGCCAGAAAGGCAACTCAGATAGAGGTATCTAGAACGGATTCCTTTACTCTTGGCATAAAGCCACCAATTAAGGATTCCGGCGACCATACGGATACGCCCGGTCTCACGATTGTCGGTCCTAAAGGAACGGTAGTGCTGAATTCTGGAGTAATGCTGGCTAAGAGGCACATACACATGACGCCTGAGGACGCCGAAATCTTTGGTGTTAAGGACAAGGATATCGTTATGGTGTACGCTAAAGGTTCCGGAACGAGGAAAGTAGTATTCGACGATGTTCTAGTTAGAGTTCATTCCAGTTACGCTCTGGAGTTTCATGTAGATGTAGACGAAGCAAATGCGGCCATTCTCAACAACGACGATCCGGTATACATTGTTGAGGAGCTTTAAGTGATTTATCTGGGGACGAGCGGATACTCATTCCCCGACTGGGTGGGTACTGCTTATCCAGCGGAGATAAGCTCTTCTCAGATGCTGAGATACTATCACTCTGTTTGGAGATTCAACTCAGTTGAACTAAATTTTACTTATTATAGAATGCCAACATATAAGACAGTTACTGGAATGATTAGAAAGATACCTGGTGAGATGATCTTTGCAGTAAAAGCGCCGGGAAGAGTGACTCATGAGATATGGAAGAACGGTCTCAACGAGCTAGAAGAGATCTCGGATGAGTTCTATAATGCTCTTTTTCCAATGAAAGAAGAGGGAAGATTGGGCCCGTTGCTTTTTCAGTTTCCCTGGTCCTTCAAGAACAACAAAGAGAATATGTCTTACATTAAAGCAGTCGCAAAGACTTTCAGTTCAGATAAGAATTTGCTCGCTTTCGAATTCAGGCACGAGAGCTGGGCAGCTGAAGAGGTCTTCGAAACCATTGACAGATTGGGTGTGGTACCTGTAACCGTTGACGAACCTTCATTTGGTGGATTGTTTCCATATCTTCCGAGATCAGGTTCCAGGGGTGCTTATTTCAGGTTTCACGGGAGAAATCCCGATTGGTTCAACAGCAAGGGCAGTGAGAGGTACAACTACGATTACCCGAAAACTGATTTGAGACGTTTTGCACTCGATGTGCTAGAATTTCATAAGCATGATCTACCGGTCTATGTATTCTTTAATAATTGCTACATGGGAAGAGCAGTTCACAACGCTCTCCTGATGAGAGACATCTTAGGAGGTGCCTGAATAAAGAATGACCTTTTCTGATTACATAAATGTGGTTCTCAGAATGATAGCTGAGGGAAACGAAACTCATGAGATCTATGAACAGCTTCAGAAACTTGGCTTGAGGGAAGTTGAGATCACCGAGGTCTATAATGCCGTTATTAGCATGATTACTTCCGGTTCTGAATCAACGGAAGTCATCTTGGACGGTTATTACGACCCAAGGAAAAGAGTCTTCCTTGATGAAGAGCTGAAAGCGATAATTAGCGTTCCAGGTCTGTATAAATCTCTTTTGTGGGGAGATATTTCCCCCGGTGATTTTGAGAGAACATTAAGCGATTTTTCTTCCTACAGTTGAAAAACCCGCCATTAGGCGGGTTCCCTCTACGTAATCCATTTTGCAACAGGTATGAAGTATCTGTGAGGTAGTCTTTCGGGGTTGGGAATTACTCTAACAGTGTATGCAAGCTGCCCTTCTTCAGCTACGGTGAATTTGCCTCCATAGACATATTCGCCGTGAACATCTTCCTTAACTAACTTCATGGGGTAAAGACTAAACCCGTCCATTTCTCCTTCGTCATTCATCTTTGCCACGAAGATCTCGACCTGAACCTCAGAAGGATCCATAGTACCGAGATATATGTTCGCTGAAACAGAAATCTCCTGTCCTACCTTAACGGACTTTGCAGAAGTCTCACCTATCATATTGGGCTTGATTCTTATGGCATTCCAGCTTGAACTGAATTTGTCTTTCCAGATGGCAACACTCTTCGCGAGTTTGAAATCATCTTTTTCGACTTCTTTGGAAAGATCGGCGACTGGGAAATATAGATCCTCAGCATAGTCTGCGATCATCCTGTGAGTATTGAATTTGCTTCCGATTTCTTTGATAGAGTTTTTCATTCTCTTTGCCCACTCTTTGGCAACTCCCTTTTCGTCTCTAGAGTAGTAAAGGGGAATTATCTCCTTTTCAAGTGAGCTGTAAATGGAAACGGAATCAATTCTATCCTGAAGCTCGTGGTCCTTGTAATCTCTATTGTCGCCGATGGCCCAGCCGTTTACTCCGTTGAAGCCTTCTACCCACCAGCCGTCTAGAACACTGAAATTCAGAACTCCATTCATACCAGCCTTCTCACCACTGGTTCCACTAGCTTCATGAGGTCTTCTCGGTGTATTGAGCCATACATCGACACCGCTCACCAAGTGTCGAGCTATGTTCATGTCGTAATTTTCGACTATAATGATTCGACTTTTGAATTCAGGAGTCCTGGAAATTTCATAAAGCTTTCTTATCAGTTCCTTTCCAGGGTCGTCTGCAGGATGAGCCTTCCCGGCAAAGACAAACTGAACCGGTCTTTCAGAGTTCGTTATTATCGACTTCAGCCTGTTGATATCCTTGAAAATTAACGTCGCCCTCTTATATGTGGCAAATCTCCTTGCGAATCCAATCGTAAGAACATCCTCGGGAAGAGCTTCTTCGACTTCCATAAGATCTTCAATGGTTTCGCCAAGTCTCATTCTTTGCCTCTTGAGCCTACCTTGGAGAAAGTTTCTGGCCCTGGATTTTAGCGACATATGCAATTTCCAGATCTCCTCTTCGGGTATTTTGTCCACTGCCTCCCAGATTTCGGGGTCGTACACTTTTTCGTGCCAACCGACAGGCAAATATCTGTCAAGAAGTTTGACCAGATCTGGGTTCAGCCAGGTCCAGATATGTACTCCGTTTGTAACATGAGATATTGGGACCTCGACAGCCGGCAGGTCGGGGTAGATATGATTCCAAAGGTTTCTGCTTACCCTTCCGTGAAGTTTGCTGACTCCATTAGCTAGAGCGGACAATCTAAGGGCTAGAACGGTCATACTGTATTGCTGGCCTCCGCCCGGAAGTCTTTCAATCCCGAGATTTATGAATTCATCTCTCTCGGCTCTTATTGTGCTCCAGAAATCGCGGAAGTATTTGTCGATTATCTCGAGGCTGAACGTGTCATTTCCGGCGGGCACAGGAGTGTGAGTGGTAAAGACGTTGCCTGATTTGACAATCATTGAAGCTGTGGATAAATCTATCGAATTCTTCTGAACCAGCTCTCTGATTCTCTCGAGAGAAAGGAAGGCCGCATGCCCTTCATTCATGTGCCAAACATTCGGCGAATAATTGAGCATTCTGAGAGCCCTCACTCCGCCGATGCCAAGGAGAATCTCTTGTTTTATCCTAGTTTCCCGGTCACCGCCATAGAGTGTAGCAGTTATGTTTCTGTCTTCCGGCTCGTTTTGGGGAATGTCTGTATCAAGTAGATAGAGAGATGTTCTTCCCACGGCTGTCTTCCAGATTTTCGCCCAGACTTTCCTGCCTGGAAAGTCGATGTTAACAAATATCTCATCTCCCGAGTCATCCTGTGCGGGAACTACGGGGAAGTCTTCAAATTCATAAGAGTGGTATATGTTCTGTTGCCAGCCCGACTCGTCGATTCTCTGTTCGAAATAACCGTTCCTGTATAAAAGACCGACGGCAACGAAGTTCAGTCCCATATCACTGGCAGTCTTCAAGTGATCTCCAGCAAGAATCCCAAGACCCCCGGAGTAGATCGGGAAAGATTCATGGAAGCCATATTCGGCACAGAAATACGCGATACATTGTTCCTTTCTGTCCGGATGTTCTCTATCCATCCAGGTATCTTTCCCACCCATATATTCATCAAACTCTCCTACAACACTTTCATACATCTCAATAAATGGTTTGTCTTCGGAAAGCTCATAAAGTCTGGTTTGACTTATCCTTCGAAGAAGCCTTATGGGACTCCTTCTTTCCTGATACCACATTTCTGGATCCATGTATTTGAACATCTGTTGAGCGCGGTAGTTCCAACTCCACCAAAGGTTCTTTGAAAGTTCTTCAAGTCTTCTTAGCTTCTCCGGTAATCGTGGTACTGCCATCACTCTTTCGAGGAAGTACATAGCAATAACCTCCTAATTCTGGCAATTCTGTCCAATTATACCTTTTTATGCAAGTCTGTGCTTTCCTACTATCATTTCGCTCGCCATTTCTACGAATTGCTAGCAGAGCTACAAAAAAGGGAGCCTAGCTCCCTTAATTCTATCTAACTTTCGCTCTTCCATTATGGTCTTTTACGGATACCTCTTTTCTTGTCGAGTCTTCTCTTATAGGCAGAAATCTTCTCGCCGCTATCTCTCATGAACTTGGCTAGTTTCTTCTCGAAATCCTGGCTTGTAGGCGCCTCTTCTGAACCTTTGCCTTTCAAATCCTTTATAGACAGCTCCCACTTTCCGTCTTTCGTAGTTCCGAGAACCTTTGCTTCCACTTTCTGACCAACTTTGAGATAGTCTTCAATGTTCTTCACGTACTCCCTTGCGACTTTTGAAATGTGGATGAAACCCTCTTCTCCGCCTTCAAGATTTACGTACGCTCCAAATTTCTTAACAGAAGTCACACTTCCCTCAACAACGGTACCCACTTTCACACTCACATGACTAACCTCCAATTGACTATATACTTGAGTTTGCGCAAAACGCTTGCTCAGTAATTGTCTCCGTATTTGTTTCTGAACTTCTGTACTCTTCCCTCAGTGTCGAGAATCATAGAAGACGCATCTCCGCGGAAGAAGGGATGGCAGCTCGAGCAAAGGTCGATCTTGATATTTTCCTTTGTTGAATAAAACTTGTGCTCCGCGCCACACGTACACTTTACAGTCACTAGCTTCATCTCAGGGTGCATTTCTTTTTTCATCGGGGCTTCACCTCTTCATGTTGTAATTTGCACAGAATTCATTATATCATAGAGAGGAAAGCGTGTCAAAGACTTAATTATGGCTGAATGCTGTACTGGAACGGTGAGTAATGATGACTGACGATATATTGAACTTTGTGAAAGAGGCCGCTTCTTCCCAAGGATTTTACGCCTTTTATAGTAACAGAAAGGAGCGTGTCGAGAGTTTAAATAGGGCTCTAAAGAGAAGCCCTGTAAGTAGTACAACGATTGCAAAAATCCAAAGGAGAATAAGCGGATTGGCCCATCTCTCTTATGAAGAGATCGAATTTTCGATCGACATACTCCGCGAAAGAGACAGGGCACCCGAAGATAGGGTTGAATATGCTTCTACACTGTCCAAAGCATCAGTCTCAGATATGGGGCACCTGCTTTTTTTTGTGGATCCGAGAAACAATCCTCCAGTTACTGGCCCGGTAAAAGAGAGAATTCAATCGATCGATGATTACAAAGAATGGCAATCCCTAACTCGCTCAGTTGGTGAGCATGGGATTCAGGATTTCGTTATGCTCGAAGCTGCTTTGCTTTTCGAAAGGGAGGAGAATAATAGAAGCTCCAATCTCTCTGAAAGACTAATAAGAGCTGTTTACACAGATATCTCAGAAATAAAGACCCTTAGAAATGCTGTAGCTTCTCTTTCGAAATCCGAAAAAAGGCTGCTCAGCAATCTCAGGTTCACACATCCCTACGTTAAGACGGCCATTATGTCGAATCATTCTAGACCTGTCGTTATTGACGGCAGCAATGTTGTTTTTTCGATGACCGATCATGCCGATCTAAAAAGAATCGATGATCTCTTCCTAAGAATGGCTCTTTGCAGGATTGCTTTGTTCCCTTATAGGATAGTGTTTGATGCAAACATCAGATATACTATCGGCGGCTTTCAGCAGGAGAGTCTCAATAGGCTTCTGTCACTTCCTCAAGTCGAGACATACTCTCCTGCCGATGATCGGCTAATCTTTTTGGCGAGAGAGGGCGGTTCGGCAGTGATAACCTACGACAGGTTCCTGGACCATGCTGCTGAAGATATTACGATTATCAGACCGGAGGAAATCGATGAAAGTCTCAGACTATGATTTTGAGCTTCCGGAAGAACTGATAGCTCAGAAACCAGCCATTCCAAGAGACAGTTCCCGGCTATTGGTTATCGATAGGGAGACATACTCATTCGAGCATAGAGTATTCGCAGAAATCGAGGATTTTCTTCATCCGGGAGATGTTCTTGTCTTAAACAACAGTCGTGTTATTCCGGCAAGACTCCTCGGCAAAAAGGAAACAGGGGCCAAAGTGGAGGCCGTCCTTACGGAAAAGCTTGGCGGGGGCCTCTGGAAAGCCATAGTTAGGCCCGGGTCAAAAATCAAACCTGGAAACGTGCTCTTGTTCAATAAAATTTCCTGCAAAGTAATAGAACACTGCGATGATTCAAGCAGGATACTAGATTTTGGTAGCGTAACAGATGAAGACGTAAAAAAAGCAGGCCTCTTAGCAATTCCACCTTACGTCAAATACTACCCAGACAATCCAGAGTCGTACCAGACGGTCTATTCTCGGCCGGAAGGCTCCGTAGCTGCCCCCACTGCGGGATTGCACTTTACGGATACTCTTTTGGAAAGACTTAGGAAGAAAGACGTCGATGTTCAATTCATTACTCTTCATGTCGGAATTGGCACATTCAGACCCGTCAAATCAGAAACAGTAGACGGCCACAAGATGCACAATGAATTCTTCTCCGTTTCTTCGGAGGTTGCAGAGAGATTGGAGCGAGCCAGAACCGAAAAGAGAAGAATAGTAGCGGTTGGAACTACTACCGTGCGAACCTTGGAGAGTATAGTTGCTCGCCACGGCTGCATCGTAGGTGATAGCGGTCATACGGATATTTTTATCTATCCTCCTTATACATTCAAAGCGACCGACTCTCTCATAACTAACTTTCACTTACCGAGATCTACCCTTCTTATGCTCGTTTCTGCATTCGCCGGGAGGGAACTGATTCTCTCTGCCTACAGAGAAGCCATTTTAAAGAGATACAGGTTCTTCTCGTTCGGTGATGCCTGTCTGATACTATAGAGAAGCGGCTCTGAGATGCTAGAAATTCCCAAGCTGAAGTCTTATACGAAAGAATAAGGCGTCTTCTTTGCGGGAAAAAAGGTGCCCTACTGCTCTTCTTCTTCGAGCATTGGAGAGAAAAAATGCATCCACGTCATCTTAAGGACTATCGCAAAAGGCACGGCAATAATCGCACCAAAAAGCCCCCAGAGCTGTCCGGCGATAACTATCATCAAGATAATTATCACCGGGTTTATCCTGTTGTATCCCTTCATGAATACCAGGAAGAGTATAAACGCAGATGCGTGTACAATCACTAGTATTATCATTAAGGTAATCACAAGAACCAGGTCTTGAGTAGACACTGCCAGCAAGAAAAGAGGAATGAACTCAAGAGGGACACCGACAATGGGTATTAGATTTGTGAAGGCGGCCCACGTACCCATCAAAAGACTGTATTTAAGTCCCATAGAATGCACAACAATGCCAACCACCACCCCAACGATCAAGGCGATTACTACCACTGAAATTACATATCGCTCTAGATTCTTGTAAGTATCTTCGAGGAAGCTTATAGCTATTCCACGCACTTTCTTGGGGTAGAATCTGGGAATAAAATCCTTCACAGTGAGGAAGTAGTAACTCAGGTAAATCGCGCCTACAATGGTAAAGAATAGAACAAGTCCCGTACTGGTTAAGAAGCTTGGAATCTTTTCAAGTATACCAGGCAGAAATTTCATTAGGCTGCTCTGCACTTGAATGAGAAAGTTTCTCACACTTTCGTAGGTGGCTCTTTGTGTTGATGGGTCAATATTTTTCGGCATGAAGTAATCAACTACGTTGCGCCACAGTTCTTGTGAATGAACTACCATTGCATTATCCAGAACCGAAGCTGAAAGCAGTTCCGCCGCTTCTGGGTTAAGATAATTCGAAATGATTTTGTGTATCTCTTCATATGAAGCGTTTTTTTGCTTACTGCTGCTGATAATTACGACATAATCGCTTCTGTTTTTCAGGGTCTCCTCAAGTAAGGCAAGATCCTCATTCAGGTCTTCCGAGTCTGCGGTGATCGGGTCCATGATATCTGAGTAGTAACGTTTGAGATCTTTTGACAGCAGATCCAAGGATTCAACCTCTTCTGGAGAGAGTTTTGAAAGAAACTCCTCTTCGGAAAGAAATGTATCTATGTTTGCATTTACTTCGAAAGAAGTTATTTCGGTCTCTTCAGCGGAGGGAAAGAAGTCTCTCACTATGTTATAGAACTTGGAAGCTTCTTTTGCAACGGGGGTAGTAAGGAACACGATCAGAAGCGTGAGACCCGAAAAAATCACCGCCAGCCCTATGCCAAGAGAGATCGACCTTTTAATGCGAAAACTTCTTTCTGCAAATCTCGCCCATGGCTCCAATATTATGACAACCGTGAAAGTTGCGAAGAAAATCATTGCAGTTTGCAACGAAACTGAGAATACCATAAAAAAGAGAGCCAGGTAGAACAGGGTGAAAATTGCAGCATTGAAACGAGGTTTTTTCAAAATCTCACGACTCACTTTATGCCCCCTTCAAAGGGAGTTTAAAGAGTCTTTCAATCTCCGAAATCTCCTTTGTGATCCCCATAAGCACTATGAGTTTTATTCTTGCTTTAATCGGGGATAGTTCCTGAGCGAAGATTGCACCAATATCGGCCAGACTCTTTCCTCCACCAACATATCCGTAAACTCCAAGAACACGGCCTTTGAAGCACCTTGAAGTAATGATTACCGGAACCCCTTTCTCCTCTATTAGGTATTTTACTACGTGATAGACTTCTACAGGTACATTTCCCCTTCCAAATGTTTCAAGAACTACCCCTTTGAATCCAAGATCGGGAAGTATCCGCAGGATCGAACCGTCGTCTCCTGTAAAGGTCTTTACAAGGGCTATTCTCGATTCGATCTTTTCTACATTGAATACTGCCCTCAACAAAGGCTTTCTAAAGAAAATCACCGTGTCTTCATCCACGATTCCCAGTGGTCCATGACCGGGAGAGTCAAAAGTAGCAACATTGCTAGTGTATGTCTTTGTGACTTCTCTGGCGGCGTGGATTTCATCGTTAAGGCACACCATTGTCCCCATTCCAATCGCAAGGGGACTAACTGCAACTCTAACTGAGGACAATACATTTCTCGGACCATCGGTTCCCATTTCGTCGATGTTTCTCATTGCAGCAGTACAGATAATTGGTTTCTCGCTTCTGACTGTCAGATCTAGAAAATACGCAGTTTCCTCTAGCGTGTCAGTGCCGTGTGTAATAACTACTCCACAAACTTCCTCTCTATCGAGAAGCTTCTGAACTACCTTGGAAAGCGCCCACATCGTCTCGGGATTTATGTATGGGCTTGGAATGTTTGAAAACTCGTAGTGCTCGGTACAGGCCACATCTTTAAGTCCGTCGACGTCCGCCACGTGTTTGTTCAATCCCTGAGCCGGTACAGAAGCACCAGTCGCAGGATCCGTAATCATTGCGATCGTGCCACCTGTTGTGACTATAACGACCCTCTGTTTCATAGCCACTTTCCTCCTAGTTTTGTCTTTATTAATGACAGTGTCTTGTGAGTTTCTGGGCCAACAATCTTGATTAGCTCTTCTCTTGTTCTTGGTCTCTTTATCACAAGGGACTTTGCCCTATCCCTTCCAATTCCAGGGATGAACCTCATTTCTCTTTCACCTAGGTTGTTGAGTTCTGTTCCAACTGGAAGACCTGTAACGGATCTCATCCCGTGGCCTATGACTACAAAATCGGTTCTATCCTCAAACCGGACGGGGCTGCCGACAAGAATAGGATATGTACCGAGCGGTCTGCCAAAGTAGATCATCCCCTCGCTAAATTCAGGGATTACACCACGGATGATCGCTCCCAGTGGGAAGGTTTTCTTCAGCATTTCGGCGTCTATTTC encodes:
- a CDS encoding PhoH family protein, translated to MIKDFILDTNVLVHDPYCFDNFEDNNLIIPFPVLEEIDKLKKNSGSVGQNARKVNRFLDSLRSKGRLTEGVRLESGGTLRIAVFNEFKSQLPPFAASGYKDNAILLYMKELELVDKLPVILVSKDINMRVKADIMGMKAEDYLHDKVEIDDKLSGVHTFDDSALRDKFIDRDELSVDELSDSVGANEFVDFGKGIFGRVTPDGEMIVPLEVTMDTSNWGIKPRNYEQMMAMELLLDDRVRVVFIPGIAGTGKTLISLACGLRKVVDEKKYERLLVARPIIPMGQDIGYLPGSMEEKIDPWMTPIYDNLYLLFSNRHMDMDSFLKKREQLEVEVLSYIRGRSIPNQYFIIDEAQNLSPHEIKTIITRVGENTKIVVIGDPYQIDNSYLDAYSNGLTYAASRFRDKELAGHITLMKGERSELASLAADLL
- a CDS encoding DUF4911 domain-containing protein, which gives rise to MGEILEYDLFVKIRPEDIHVLCYIAEAEDNLMNIRHVTDEGLLKIIVPADLLEEVKSFLQSIKNRIELEVVEIRANPGHT
- a CDS encoding YqeG family HAD IIIA-type phosphatase, with amino-acid sequence MRILDILDNAVPNEKAENVREIDYERLRKLGYSTILFDYDNTIAVWREPFDMRNKPVIDSLISSGMKVGVVTNGPQSRVKNLKDLFGEDLKVYHSMRKPGTKELRKVLSEMKSRPEKTVIIGDLFFTDIIAGNRMGMYSILVSPLVDISHKWYKRLLGKVTIAAYLVFFFTVGWIFRTGRLATPHLFATTVMDIDFDSLKDSGYRLIIFDFDNTLEKWGATSVSKEKRLLISRVERLGLEVVLISNGKSNRLGKIERELGKTKVISRARKPFTFKAKRVLKDFGIPPYKTVIVGDQLFTDIIMGNLLGAYTVKVEPISDREFFWTKLVRRVESLILSKMRKHPEVEALDR
- a CDS encoding GTPase; protein product: MKCGGCGAELQHDDPAGLGYISRSVMESRLQSGKQVLCRRCFLIKHYGSLSEDDRVVHSIDNLKEYLDLAQDVIYVIDISDFDGTCRRDILRLLKEHTVHYILNKIDLLPREVKIDEIRDWAASMLKVPKETVRPVSVLKNHGLKSLFSYLKSASEEFVSVGVTNVGKSSILNGLIQSEELTVSRFPGTTVKVASKKVGGSAFTVYDTPGIFTKDRITDLLSVEDQSRFLPRKKLNKSTIQFHDVRTVFLGGFVRLDVKNESDPVGIFHVFVPESVTVHETNSDTGNEEWDRWYGGILKPPFSESIRSNYKWKSERFRLITGQELHIFGMGWINVAKGPLTIAVTTPEGVATKVRKGLIGAKKFKKQK
- the pduL gene encoding phosphate propanoyltransferase, translating into MKLKQPAIKTGVSNRHLHLSAADIESLFGKGHELTPVKDLGQPGQFACDEKVILVGPKGAITGVRVLGPARKATQIEVSRTDSFTLGIKPPIKDSGDHTDTPGLTIVGPKGTVVLNSGVMLAKRHIHMTPEDAEIFGVKDKDIVMVYAKGSGTRKVVFDDVLVRVHSSYALEFHVDVDEANAAILNNDDPVYIVEEL
- a CDS encoding DUF72 domain-containing protein, with the translated sequence MIYLGTSGYSFPDWVGTAYPAEISSSQMLRYYHSVWRFNSVELNFTYYRMPTYKTVTGMIRKIPGEMIFAVKAPGRVTHEIWKNGLNELEEISDEFYNALFPMKEEGRLGPLLFQFPWSFKNNKENMSYIKAVAKTFSSDKNLLAFEFRHESWAAEEVFETIDRLGVVPVTVDEPSFGGLFPYLPRSGSRGAYFRFHGRNPDWFNSKGSERYNYDYPKTDLRRFALDVLEFHKHDLPVYVFFNNCYMGRAVHNALLMRDILGGA